The nucleotide window CCCTGGGGCATCCACCCCAGCAGAGTTGTTCTCATCCTCTAGCTGGGAACAGTAGTTAAACATCTCCATGGGGACCGCACGCATGTCCTTCCCCCTTAGTTCCTTGGGTAGTGTACAGGCAAGCTGGTCCAGGCGACCCCCTGCAtccggggaaaaaaaaagaggtgctGAGCAGGCATCTGGAACTAGGGtgacctcccctcctcccagtcctccAAATGGGGAGGCCCAAAAGGTACAATCCTGACAGTAATGTAGTCAATCCTGATTACGGAAGAGTAAGGGGAGGTAGTACCAATGGACCAAGGGCTATGAGAGAAGTATGTCATAGAGGAGGCTACCCCTGCTGCCAAAGCCACTGAAAATGGACATTGCCATTACTTTTATTTCACAGAGAAGCTCACATCCATCTCATTCAAGCTTGTCCCTCCAAGGTCACACTGACTTGCAGGAAGACAGCAGTTCCAGCTGGAGGCATGCTCAGGGCACGGCCTTGGTACAGCGAGCCACGTCCCTGCCCAGACTGTACATCTATTTTTCTGCCCAGGACCCAACTGCTCGCTGGTGTCTGTGAATCCTTGTCACTGTTTTCAACACAGTACCTTGGCCTGTGTCCCTTCTCACAAAGAGAACAAAAGTCAAAGCCATtgcctcctccactcctccacacAGGGCTTTGATGGCCTGAGAACACCAAGAGGAGGGCATCCGCCTAGGTTTGTCAGGTGTACTAGCACCGAGATTTCTCGGGAGGAAATCCTGGATACACAGAAGACTGGAGCTGATAAGACAGCCCCCAAACCACCTTCAATGACACTGAGGAAGCCAGACGGGGCAGAGGGAGAATAGAAGGTCCTAACTTGGTAGGGTAAGAGAGCCAGGACGAAGGACTATAACCTGACATCCCCCTGGGAAGTCAGAGCTGGAGTCAGGCTTTCTTTCAGCTTCTAGAGAGGCTCGGCTACATCACTTCCAGCTCCCTCTCCCAGCCCAGCTTCTTCGAGTCCAATCTCACAACAGACATCCATCTTACCCCAGGATGCTCAGGATGCTCATGGAAacactgaggtttttgtttggttttttaaggGGAGCAAGGCTGAAGATGAGGTCTGGAAACTGGCTCTGGCCTGCTGTGTTAAGGACAAGGACGCTCCCTACAGCCAGCCCCAGGTCTTTAATTCCACCTGGGTGGCTCTGGAAAGGCCCTGCACGAGCATGTAACCAAGGCCACCTTTGGTTAGAATGACACAGAGTCATCGGGGGAGTGAGAAAGGAATGACCTCATTTTCCTGCACCAGAGACCCGAGATTGAATCTGGCTGTGTTGTCACCTGGAAATTATTTAACTTACTTAATTATGTCTGAATATTCTTAGCTGCGAGATAAGGATATCTACCTCAATTAGCTGCTCGAGAGATTAAAATAGATAATGTGCACAAAGAGGTATTTGTAAACTGGGAACTAGACAACAGCATTAATCATTTCTCCACTTCAGAATCAGAACTATCGTAGTGACTAACATCTCAAAGTACTTTatagtttgtaaaatgtttttaattaatgcATCTGAGTAGCATGGAAATGCTGAGTTAGTGGCTGGATAGGAAATGAACGGTGTAAGAGTAAGGGAACACATTGTGTTATTTTCAGAATTTCAACACCGATTTGTTAATTCTACATACACCAAGTCGCTGCCTTGTGCTGGGCACTGGCTGCGTCTTACTGTGTGCCCTTGATCTTACGAATTCCACCAGCAAATGAGTAAGTGAGCCAGAGCTCCACCGAGCACTTCCTTTATGCTGGGCACTTTTCAAAAGAGCTCCTATGCACTGCCCTACTTAATTCTCATGATTGACCTTCTCCCCTTTTACAGATAGGCCACAGAGATGTTAACTAACTTCTCAAGATCACACAGCTTGTAGGTGGCAGGGCCAGAATTCAAGCAAGACCTGGCAATTTTAAACACTGCTTATTTATTTGGCCTCCCATTCCATCCCtgccctacctcccaagtgctgggattgcaggtatgaaCCTGGTTAAGCATTCATTAGATCAATTCATTTGTTCACTATAGAACTTTCTCAGGctaagaaagggagaagggtctggatagatggctcagcaggtaagagcacttgctgctcttgcagaggacccaggttcagttcccagcacctatactgggttgctcataactgcctatatataactctagctccaggggacaccttcttctggcttcagaGGGCACTGTATGCACGtgggcatacacacatacccataaagtaaataaataaagctctttTAAAGTTGGGGAAGAAACCTCATGAAGTTTAGGTTCGTCCTGGAATACACAGTGAGTCCCAAGCCTGGGCCATGAGTTAGGCTGACCACCCTGATgacctggaacctacatggtgaaaggaaagaaccaactcctgaagctgccctctgacttccacatgtgctctGGGGCATACGTGCACAgatgtgcatacatatgcatgtgcatatacacattcaTGCACGCGCgtgtgcaaataaataaataatacgttttttaaaggagggggaagggaaaggaagcaaAACTGAAACCAGGTGCTTATTAAGTTTTCTGTCAAATCTTCTTGGGACAGAAAGCTGGCACCACCTTCCTAGGAACATGGTGGTGTCTGTGGGTTTCAGTTACATTCCACCCTCATGTAAGAGGCAGGAGGCCTTATTATCCCCAGGACAGGTTGCTGTTTCTCTTCCTGTCCTGCAGGGAAGCCCCAGAAGCATACCAGTGGGATAGAGAGCACAGAAAAAAAGCACCATGTGTCTCTAAGTCCCCATGGAAACCTAAGAAAGGGAGGCAAAGGTACAGTATGCCCTTAGTGAGTCTTAATGAGCAGAGGGGGGCAGTGCCTGGCCTCCGCTGCCTGCAGGGAAGTGCTGATATTTAGGGTGGGGGATGTAGTTCTTCTTTCCCCTGACCTCACCCCAGCTCCTCACACCGGTGGGGTGGGTGGTAGGGCTCACCTCTGTAGGAGAACCACTCCAGCCAGTGTTTGAACTCCCGAAGGTTACAGTCACACTCCCATGGGTTGTCCCCAACCTGAAGCAGCTGCAGACTCGCCAGGGGCTCGAATGTCAGCCGGTCTAGGCTCTGCAGACGATTGGAGCGGAGGGACAAGGATCTCAGAGCCAGGAGACCGTCAAAAAGCCCTGGGGGCAGCTGGGCCAAGCCATTGATAGACAAATCCAGGTGGCGAAGCAGCGGGGAGTGATGGAGCAGGTCCCTGTCCAGGGTCCTGATGCTGTTGTTCCGCAACTGGAGCTCCGTCAGATTGACCAGGTCCTGGAAAATGGACCCAGGGAGCTGGTCCAGGAAGTTGTTGGACAGGTCCAGCCGCTGCAAATTGGACAGGTTGGCGAATGCCCAGCTGGGCAGGGTGCTCAGTTTATTGTTCAGGAGCAGAAGGCTCTGGGTGGCAGCGGGTACATCCGGGGGCACAGTGGTGAGGCCCAGGCCACTGCAGTCCACCTCCAAGCTGCGACTGTCACATGTGCAGGAGAAAGGGCAGGCAGGGAGCACCTCCACAGCACACAGGGCAATCCAGCAGGTGATCCCTAGGGAGGAGTCCAGAGGAGAAAGTAACAGACTCGggttttcctgcctcagtttccccctttcTGGCTCATGCCCTAGTACCTTCTTGGCCTCATCTCCTTTGGCACAAACTATAGTCAGTTCACAAGTATTTACTGACCATACAGGAAGGTTGGCTCAGGAACCTGAAACATCCATGTTAAAGGACGTCACACTGTGACCAAAAAAGTTCATCAGTGAGTGGAGTGGCCTAGAGGACAGGTTTACAGGTTCTCAGTTCCTGCTCATGGCCCCCACTGCTAAGTCTCAGGACTTAGATACCCTAATGCTCCAAATGTTTACAAAATACAAGATTTTAGAATACCAGGGAAACTTTTCAAAGTCAGTGGCTACAAGGCTTGGGTGCTTCCTGTGGGAACCTCATCCTCACCTGAAGCCACATCACACTGAGATATGCTTTGCATATGAAAGGGGAGCCCAGAATGTATACGCCATACAGCATTTTAAATGCTGTCCCATTTATCTGATTCTCATGGCTAAGGTAGGACCCAGGCCCACCTGAGACCTGCATCAGAGCACTGTGGTAACACCAGGATAAACCAGCTGCTTCCAACACTAGAAGTCTGTCCAGGGCTGGCTCCATCTACACTGAACTCTGAAGCTGCCAGGCCCATCCTATACGTCTAGCCTTGGGATGCAAGGTAGCATTTCTGAGTGGATCAAGTAACAGGATTCTTGCCATGTCCTGTTTTGGCCCAAGACCCTTCTGAGTAGAGGATGTGGGTCCAGCCTGTGGACAGCTTCTGAAAGCAGCCCCCTCTGGTGGTGGCCCTGTAGTCAGCCCCGCTGAGGCCTGCCTTCCTGGGAACCTGGGAAAACAGCTCACACAGTTCTGTCTCCAT belongs to Peromyscus eremicus chromosome 3, PerEre_H2_v1, whole genome shotgun sequence and includes:
- the Lrtm2 gene encoding leucine-rich repeat and transmembrane domain-containing protein 2, whose protein sequence is MLAPGSGPEQRSKLALQWKQVSWITCWIALCAVEVLPACPFSCTCDSRSLEVDCSGLGLTTVPPDVPAATQSLLLLNNKLSTLPSWAFANLSNLQRLDLSNNFLDQLPGSIFQDLVNLTELQLRNNSIRTLDRDLLHHSPLLRHLDLSINGLAQLPPGLFDGLLALRSLSLRSNRLQSLDRLTFEPLASLQLLQVGDNPWECDCNLREFKHWLEWFSYRGGRLDQLACTLPKELRGKDMRAVPMEMFNYCSQLEDENNSAGVDAPGPPCTKASPEPAKPKPGAEPEPEPSTACPQKQRYRPVSVRRAIGTVIIAGVVCGIVCIMMVVAAAYGCIYASLMAKYHRELKKRQPLMGDPEGEHEDQKQISSVA